The following DNA comes from Mycobacterium sp. MS1601.
ACGGGTTCCGACCCCGCCCTGGAGCGCAGCAAGGGCTTCGCCGAAGCCATCGCCGCCGATCCCAAACTCACCGTGATTGCCTCGCAGACAGGCGATTTCACCCGGTCGGGTGGCAAGCAGGTGATGGAGGCCTTCCTCAAGGCCAATCCGAAGATCGACCTGGTGTTCGCGCAGAACGACGACATGGCGCTCGGTGCCATGGAAGCCATCGAGGCCGCGGGCAAGAAACCGGGACAGGACATCAAGATCGTCGCGATCGACGCCACCCACGACGGGATGCAGGCCCTGGCTGACGGCAAGTTCAACTTCATCGTCGAATGCAACCCTCTGCTGGGCCCGCAACTGATGGAACTGGCGCAGCAGGTGGTCGCCGGTGACCCGGTGCCGCCACGCGTCGTCACCCCCGACGAGACCTTCGATCAGCAGCAGGCCGCCGCCGTGCTGCCGGACCGCAAGTACTGACCGATGCCGGTCAACGAGTTCGCGATGGCCACACCGGTGGTCGACATGCGCGGTATCACCATCAATTTCCCGGGGGTGCGGGCCCTTGATGCCGTCGACTTCCGCCTGCTCCCCGGCGAGATCCACGCGCTGATGGGCGAGAACGGCGCCGGGAAGTCGACCTTGATCAAGGCGCTCACCGGCGTCTACGACGTCGACGCCGGAAGCATCGCGGTTGCCGGTGTGCCGCAACGGTTCACCAGCCCCCGGCAGGCGCAGGAGGCGGGGATCAGCACCGTCTACCAGGAGGTCAATCTCTGCGCCAATCTGTCTGTGGCGGAGAACATCCTGCTGGGACGTGAGCCGCGACGCCTGGGGCGCATCGACTCCCGCGCCATGAGACGGCGCGCCGCGCAGCTGCTCGCAGAGCTCGATCTCGACATCGATGCCGGCTCCACCCTGGGGGATCATCCGATCGCGATGCAGCAGCTTGTTGCGATCGCCCGGGCGACAGCGGTGTCCGCGCAGGTGCTGATCCTCGACGAACCGACGTCGAGCCTGGACACCGGTGAGGTGGCCGAGTTGTTCCGCGTGATGCGCCGGCTCCGGGATGGCGGGACGGCCATCCTGTTCGTCTCCCACTTCCTGGACCAGGTGTACGCGATCTCGGACCGGCTGACCGTGCTGCGCAACGGACGCCTGGTGGGCGAATACCCGACGGCGGCACTGGACCGGGTGCAGCTGGTGGCGGCCATGCTCGGACACGAGATGGACCTGCTGGAGGAGTTGGGCGAGGGCACGGCGCACACCGTCGCGGAGACCCAGCCGGTGCTGCACGCCAGCGGGGTCGGTCGTGCCCCAGAGTGGCGCCGACGGACATCGACGTGCACCGGGGCGAAGTGGTGGGACTGGCCGGACTGCTGGGCTCAGGGCGAACGGAGTTGGCCCGCTTGCTGTTCGGAGCTGACCGTGCGAGCTCCGGTGACATCTCGATCAACGGCAAACCGGTGACATTGCGATCACCGCGGGCCGCCATCGCCCACGGTGTGGCCTTCACCTCCGAAGACCGCAAGGGTGAGGGCATCATCGGCGAGCTGACAGTCCGGGAGAATCTGGTGCTGGCACTGCAGGCCCGGCGCGGATTCGCGCGGCCCCTGTCGAAGAAGACCACCACCGAGCTGGTGCAGCGCTACATGCACGTGCTCGATATCCGCCCCCGTGATCCAGCAGCGTTGGTGAAGAACCTCAGCGGTGGCAATCAACAGAAGGTGTTGTTGGCCCGATGGCTGATCACCCGACCTCAGCTCTTCATCTTGGATGAACCGACACGCGGTATCGACGTGGGGGCCAAGGCTCAGATCCAGAAGCTCGTGGCGGAGTTGGCTGAAGACGGTATGGGCATGCTGTTCATCTCCGCAGAACTCGACGAAGTGGTGCGGATCAGCAACCGGATCGCCGTACTGCGGGATGGCCATTGCGTCGCGCAGGTCGGATCTGACTGCGGCGTCAGGGAACTGACTGCGCTGATCGCGGGTGGGAGCCCGACATGAACAGGAAGTTGCCTGCCTCACCACTGCTGTGGCCCACGCTGGCCCTGACCGCCCTGCTGGCGCTCAATGTGATTCTGACACCCAGCTTCTTGAGCATCCGCATCCAGGACGGGCACCTGTTCGGCAGTCTGATCGACATCCTGCGCAACGGTGCACCCACCATGTTGGTGGCACTCGGCATGACCCTGGTGATCGCCTCCCGCGGAATCGACCTGTCGGTGGGCGCGGTGGTGGCCGTCAGCGGCGCTTTGGCCTGTGCGCACATCGCAGCGTCGGGCGACCCCGCCGGTACCGGGACGGTGATCACCGCGATGGGTATCGCTCTCGGCGTGGCGGTGGGGCTGGGCCTGTGGAACGGAATGCTGGTCTCGGTGCTGGGTGTCCAGCCCATCATCGCGACGCTGGTGCTGATGACCGCAGGTCGCGGAATCGCGTTGTTCATCACCGACGGCCAGATCGTCACGGTCACCAGTGCCCCCTTCAAGGTGCTGGGTGCCGGGTATGCGTTCGGGTTGCCGGTGGCGATCCTGGTGAGTCTCGCGGTGTTCGCGGTGGTGGGTCTGGTGGTGCGGCGCACCGCCTTGGGCATGCTGCTGGAATCGGTGGGGATCAATCCGGAGGCCAGTAGGCTCGCCGGCGTCCGGCACCGCTCGATCGTCTTCGCCGTCTACGTCTTCTGTGCCCTGTGTGCCGGCGTCGCCGGCCTGATGATCTCGTCGAACATCTCGGCCGCCGACGCCAACAACGCCGGTCTCTGGATCGAGATGGACGCCATCCTCGCGGTGGTGATCGGAGGCACGTC
Coding sequences within:
- a CDS encoding ATP-binding cassette domain-containing protein, with the protein product MGLAGLLGSGRTELARLLFGADRASSGDISINGKPVTLRSPRAAIAHGVAFTSEDRKGEGIIGELTVRENLVLALQARRGFARPLSKKTTTELVQRYMHVLDIRPRDPAALVKNLSGGNQQKVLLARWLITRPQLFILDEPTRGIDVGAKAQIQKLVAELAEDGMGMLFISAELDEVVRISNRIAVLRDGHCVAQVGSDCGVRELTALIAGGSPT
- a CDS encoding ABC transporter permease, with product MNRKLPASPLLWPTLALTALLALNVILTPSFLSIRIQDGHLFGSLIDILRNGAPTMLVALGMTLVIASRGIDLSVGAVVAVSGALACAHIAASGDPAGTGTVITAMGIALGVAVGLGLWNGMLVSVLGVQPIIATLVLMTAGRGIALFITDGQIVTVTSAPFKVLGAGYAFGLPVAILVSLAVFAVVGLVVRRTALGMLLESVGINPEASRLAGVRHRSIVFAVYVFCALCAGVAGLMISSNISAADANNAGLWIEMDAILAVVIGGTSLLGGRFSLTGTILGALIIQTLTTTVYTAGITPETTLVFKALVVIAVCLLQSPKFRAVLTQRRSRPHGHDRSPTTSAPVGRDDLPTREMSRS
- a CDS encoding ATP-binding cassette domain-containing protein → MPVNEFAMATPVVDMRGITINFPGVRALDAVDFRLLPGEIHALMGENGAGKSTLIKALTGVYDVDAGSIAVAGVPQRFTSPRQAQEAGISTVYQEVNLCANLSVAENILLGREPRRLGRIDSRAMRRRAAQLLAELDLDIDAGSTLGDHPIAMQQLVAIARATAVSAQVLILDEPTSSLDTGEVAELFRVMRRLRDGGTAILFVSHFLDQVYAISDRLTVLRNGRLVGEYPTAALDRVQLVAAMLGHEMDLLEELGEGTAHTVAETQPVLHASGVGRAPEWRRRTSTCTGAKWWDWPDCWAQGERSWPACCSELTVRAPVTSRSTANR